One genomic segment of Vibrio mimicus includes these proteins:
- a CDS encoding MATE family efflux transporter, with the protein MPTTSASLAKQLFQMTWPMLFGVLSLMSFQLVDSAFIGQLGILPLAAQGFTMPIQMVIIGVQVGLGIATTAVISRALGAGKERYAKQLGGLVVGVGGVGVAVIAMLLYLLRHPLLSLLGASDDVLQIIDHYWIWWLVSAWTGAMLYFFYSLCRANGNTLLPGTMMMVTSVLNLILDPLFIFTLDWGINGAAIATILAFGIGIAIVAPKVTQRQWMSFDWHDLDIAKSLTSLGHIMGPAMLSQLLPPLSSMFATKLLAGFGTAAVAAWALGSRFEFFALVAVLALTMSIPPMVGRMLGAKNVADIRQLVRIACQFVLGFQLLIALATYLLASQLSSLMTSETEVAAILLQHLTIVPISLGALGICMLMVSVANALGRAYVALTISALRLFAFYLPCLWIGAQVYGLTGLFIGALVGNILAGWVAWLSYQRALRQLENACHAVA; encoded by the coding sequence ATGCCTACCACTTCTGCGTCATTAGCGAAACAACTTTTCCAAATGACTTGGCCAATGTTATTTGGCGTACTGTCATTAATGAGTTTTCAATTGGTTGATAGCGCTTTTATCGGCCAACTCGGCATTCTTCCCCTTGCTGCACAGGGCTTTACCATGCCCATTCAAATGGTGATCATTGGTGTGCAAGTCGGTTTAGGCATTGCCACCACGGCGGTGATCTCCCGAGCTTTAGGCGCCGGCAAAGAACGCTATGCAAAGCAGCTCGGCGGTTTAGTCGTAGGGGTCGGTGGTGTTGGCGTTGCTGTAATTGCCATGCTGCTTTATTTGTTGCGCCATCCGCTACTGTCTTTGCTTGGTGCCTCTGATGATGTGCTGCAAATCATCGATCATTACTGGATCTGGTGGTTGGTGAGTGCCTGGACAGGCGCGATGCTCTACTTCTTTTACAGCTTATGCCGTGCCAACGGCAACACACTGCTGCCCGGAACTATGATGATGGTGACCAGCGTGCTGAATCTGATTCTGGATCCGCTGTTTATTTTTACGTTGGATTGGGGCATCAACGGTGCAGCCATTGCCACTATCTTGGCGTTTGGCATCGGGATCGCCATCGTGGCTCCTAAAGTCACTCAACGCCAATGGATGAGTTTCGACTGGCATGATCTGGATATTGCGAAGAGCTTAACCTCACTCGGTCACATTATGGGACCTGCAATGCTAAGCCAGTTGTTACCACCGCTCTCTTCTATGTTCGCGACCAAGTTATTAGCAGGTTTCGGTACGGCAGCCGTAGCGGCTTGGGCGTTGGGTTCTCGATTTGAATTTTTTGCTTTAGTGGCAGTACTGGCACTGACGATGTCGATTCCTCCCATGGTAGGGCGAATGCTCGGCGCTAAAAATGTGGCGGATATTCGCCAGTTGGTTCGCATCGCTTGCCAGTTTGTGCTTGGGTTCCAACTGCTGATTGCACTAGCCACTTATCTCCTAGCCAGCCAGCTGTCATCGCTAATGACCAGTGAGACTGAAGTTGCGGCAATTTTGCTCCAACACTTAACCATTGTTCCAATCAGCTTAGGCGCACTCGGCATCTGTATGTTGATGGTATCGGTTGCTAATGCGCTTGGCAGAGCCTATGTCGCGTTAACTATTTCGGCCTTACGACTGTTTGCTTTTTATCTGCCTTGCTTATGGATCGGGGCGCAAGTTTACGGGCTTACCGGTCTGTTTATTGGCGCGTTAGTGGGCAATATTTTAGCGGGTTGGGTTGCGTGGTTGAGCTATCAACGAGCGTTGCGTCAGCTTGAAAACGCTTGTCACGCGGTCGCGTAG
- a CDS encoding methyl-accepting chemotaxis protein yields the protein MRNNQPVTQKEVTYPPHFNLLSTTTLSSHIKYASKDFCDVAGYTLDELINQPHNMVRHPDMPPEAFKDMWEHIKAGKSWMGMVKNRCKNGDYYWVDAFASPIKENGKVVEYQSVRLSPSRQHVENAEKLYKQIREGKTHWRLKMPRTRLWQRLGAGFVVAAGLSFIADFFLTGAGVPLMLLLTVAMAYQFTRRLEELSQEARKVFDNPLMELVYNDRVDDFSEIKLAMKMRQSELNAVVGRIQDSSIQIGEAAKLSSKNSETTAENLDSQTRETEQVAAAITQMNITATEIAQSAQAASDATSEAQNAAREGMQAVEQTVDAMTHMATQLAQASKVIEQLSAQSATIGQVMEVIQSIAEQTNLLALNAAIEAARAGEQGRGFAVVADEVRKLAQRSTESTEEIKEVITSIQSSTRNAVNAIEQGNQLSESCVSSANTSGDKLTTLLSQVSDIAMRNEQIATAVEEMAKVTEDMNRSVQSISDVSSSSLVLAEGTRNECLHLVENLSSQTSLVSQFRRL from the coding sequence ATGAGAAACAATCAACCTGTTACACAGAAGGAAGTGACTTATCCACCTCACTTTAATCTTCTTTCCACCACCACTTTAAGTAGCCATATTAAATACGCGAGTAAAGATTTCTGCGATGTTGCAGGATACACACTCGATGAATTAATCAATCAACCCCATAACATGGTTCGCCACCCAGACATGCCACCTGAAGCCTTTAAAGATATGTGGGAGCATATCAAAGCCGGCAAGTCATGGATGGGCATGGTAAAAAACCGTTGCAAAAACGGTGATTACTACTGGGTTGATGCCTTTGCTTCACCAATCAAAGAAAATGGCAAAGTGGTGGAATACCAATCTGTCCGTTTATCTCCGAGTCGGCAACATGTTGAAAATGCAGAAAAACTCTACAAACAGATTCGCGAAGGTAAAACTCATTGGCGCTTAAAAATGCCCCGCACTCGATTGTGGCAACGTTTAGGTGCTGGATTTGTGGTTGCTGCAGGGCTCAGCTTCATCGCTGACTTTTTCTTAACTGGTGCCGGAGTTCCTTTAATGCTCCTGCTCACTGTAGCAATGGCGTACCAATTTACTCGACGTCTCGAAGAGCTTTCACAAGAGGCTAGAAAAGTGTTCGATAACCCGCTGATGGAGTTAGTGTACAACGATAGAGTCGATGATTTCTCTGAAATCAAACTTGCGATGAAAATGCGCCAGTCTGAACTGAATGCCGTAGTGGGACGCATCCAAGACTCCAGCATCCAAATAGGTGAGGCTGCGAAACTCTCCTCCAAAAACAGCGAAACCACCGCAGAAAATTTAGATTCACAAACCAGAGAAACCGAGCAAGTCGCCGCCGCGATTACTCAAATGAACATCACGGCAACGGAAATTGCTCAAAGTGCTCAAGCCGCTTCCGATGCAACAAGTGAAGCGCAAAATGCTGCCCGAGAAGGGATGCAAGCGGTAGAACAAACTGTTGATGCCATGACTCACATGGCTACCCAGTTAGCTCAAGCAAGCAAAGTCATTGAACAACTGTCGGCACAAAGTGCAACGATTGGTCAAGTAATGGAAGTGATTCAAAGCATTGCAGAACAAACCAACTTACTGGCTCTTAACGCAGCGATTGAAGCAGCGCGTGCGGGAGAACAAGGCCGAGGCTTCGCAGTTGTTGCTGATGAGGTCCGTAAACTGGCTCAACGCAGTACGGAATCGACCGAAGAGATTAAAGAAGTGATTACCTCGATCCAGAGCAGTACTCGTAATGCCGTGAATGCGATTGAACAAGGCAACCAACTCTCTGAATCTTGTGTCAGCAGCGCCAACACATCAGGTGACAAGTTGACCACTCTGCTCTCACAAGTCTCTGATATTGCAATGCGTAACGAACAAATCGCCACTGCGGTGGAGGAGATGGCGAAAGTGACGGAAGATATGAACCGTAGCGTGCAATCCATCAGTGATGTTTCTTCATCAAGCCTCGTCTTAGCCGAAGGAACACGTAACGAATGTTTACACCTAGTGGAAAACTTATCATCGCAAACTAGCCTAGTGAGTCAGTTCCGCCGACTGTAA
- a CDS encoding protoglobin domain-containing protein — protein MRTVQSSVLSDPEALLALHDLTEADLALIRKFGQIIQPKLKEYVTHFYGWLQTTSAYDQFFHDPLKLTRVQDQQLNYWRSFFNARVDAQYVKERAEVGEVHARVGLPLPTYFAGMNMLMVIFTKRMYDGSLYSDEYSSLVTAFTKLLHMDTTIVVDTYSRLINKKISEQSEALLAMSTPVTMIWQDILMLPIVGIIDSKRAQDIMITVLNKIAEYRAKVFIMDISGVAVVDTAVANHFIKITKATKLMGCECLVSGVSPSIAQTMVQLGINVGEVKTNATLRSSRFASAAY, from the coding sequence ATGAGGACAGTACAGTCATCCGTACTCAGTGATCCTGAAGCATTGCTTGCTTTGCATGATCTTACGGAAGCCGATCTCGCTTTGATTCGTAAGTTTGGTCAGATCATTCAGCCAAAACTTAAAGAGTATGTCACCCATTTCTACGGTTGGTTGCAGACTACTTCCGCCTATGACCAATTTTTCCATGACCCCCTAAAGTTGACCCGAGTGCAAGATCAGCAACTGAATTATTGGCGTAGCTTTTTTAATGCACGAGTGGATGCGCAATATGTGAAAGAACGAGCTGAAGTTGGGGAGGTTCATGCCCGAGTAGGGTTGCCTTTGCCCACCTATTTTGCAGGCATGAATATGTTGATGGTGATTTTTACCAAACGTATGTACGACGGCAGCCTTTACAGTGATGAGTACAGTTCTCTGGTCACGGCGTTTACCAAATTACTGCACATGGATACCACCATAGTGGTGGATACTTATTCGCGCTTAATCAATAAAAAAATTTCTGAACAGAGCGAAGCGTTGTTGGCGATGTCGACACCGGTCACCATGATCTGGCAAGACATTTTGATGCTGCCAATTGTCGGGATCATCGATTCCAAACGCGCACAGGACATTATGATCACCGTGCTTAATAAAATCGCTGAATACCGTGCCAAAGTATTCATTATGGACATTTCGGGTGTGGCGGTGGTGGATACCGCAGTGGCAAACCATTTCATTAAAATTACTAAGGCGACCAAACTGATGGGCTGTGAATGCCTTGTCTCTGGTGTTTCTCCCTCTATAGCTCAAACTATGGTGCAACTAGGCATCAATGTTGGGGAAGTAAAAACCAATGCTACCTTGCGATCTTCGAGGTTTGCGAGTGCTGCTTACTGA
- a CDS encoding response regulator: MLLTEDNEINQQIALELMEAKELLVTTANNGKEALEHLAHSLETQQRFDIIFMDLQMPVMDGYEATRHIRSIPEHNDTPLIAMTAHAMVEERERCLGIGMNDHVSKPIDPDLLYRTIGKWCERKTVPQTESLTRRESIHPQASSAKTRFELSDIEFLDVKNGLLRVAGNEKLYRRLLSQMLDKEHNIVKRIELALEQQDRELAVMYAHTLKGTAANLGAMRASDIAARLEMALDKKSDVTQLQGLLNELTSRLEHFFALVAKALNRPNPSRTSTQALNKETIAILHQLHLYLLDMDAAALDFLEQHDLHLNTLFKSEDFAICCQLISECDFAAAEVALRRAVSLYPLDLDKIYG; encoded by the coding sequence GTGCTGCTTACTGAAGATAATGAGATCAACCAGCAAATTGCCCTCGAACTTATGGAAGCCAAAGAGCTTTTAGTCACCACCGCTAATAATGGCAAAGAAGCACTCGAACATTTGGCCCACTCTTTAGAAACTCAGCAGCGTTTTGACATCATTTTCATGGATTTACAAATGCCTGTGATGGATGGTTATGAAGCGACACGCCATATTCGCTCAATTCCAGAGCATAATGACACCCCACTGATTGCGATGACTGCCCATGCCATGGTGGAAGAACGCGAGCGCTGTTTGGGCATAGGGATGAACGATCATGTATCCAAGCCCATCGACCCAGATTTGCTCTATCGAACCATTGGCAAGTGGTGTGAAAGAAAAACAGTGCCGCAAACAGAAAGCCTCACTCGGCGAGAGTCTATTCATCCCCAAGCATCGAGTGCGAAGACTCGCTTTGAATTGAGTGATATCGAGTTTTTGGATGTGAAAAATGGTCTGTTGAGAGTCGCTGGAAATGAGAAGTTGTATCGGCGTTTACTGTCACAGATGTTGGATAAAGAGCACAACATCGTTAAGCGTATTGAATTGGCCTTGGAGCAGCAGGATCGAGAACTCGCGGTTATGTATGCACATACTTTAAAAGGAACCGCCGCCAATTTAGGGGCGATGAGAGCTTCTGATATTGCTGCTCGACTCGAAATGGCGTTAGACAAAAAGAGCGATGTAACTCAGCTTCAAGGCTTATTGAACGAGTTAACAAGCCGCCTTGAGCACTTCTTTGCCCTAGTGGCTAAAGCACTGAATCGACCGAATCCCAGTAGAACTAGCACACAAGCGTTAAATAAAGAGACGATTGCCATCTTGCACCAGCTTCATCTCTATCTTTTGGACATGGATGCAGCGGCGCTCGATTTTCTTGAACAGCACGACCTACATCTCAATACCTTGTTCAAATCTGAGGATTTTGCGATTTGTTGCCAATTGATCAGTGAGTGTGATTTTGCTGCTGCGGAAGTGGCATTAAGGCGTGCTGTCAGCCTCTACCCATTGGATTTAGACAAGATTTATGGATAA
- a CDS encoding FAD-binding and (Fe-S)-binding domain-containing protein, with the protein MTPPIADRLYQQLEQILASRIDPQRIITQEAKRLAYGTDASFYRLIPKIVLRLKSLDEVIFAIQSCGQLGIHFTFRAAGTSLSGQAVSDSVLITLTDDWRGHEVQNQGLKIRLQPGVIGADANKYLAPFQRKIGPDPASINTCKIGGIAANNASGMCCGTAQNSYRTVDGMQIVFADGYVLDTRDPDSVARFKQERADLVEGIHALCQETLANSELTERIRHKYRLKNTTGYALNALVDFSDPIEVLTHLMIGSEGTLGFIADITYHTVIEHAHKASALLVFADIEQASQAVTTLSKTPVAAVEMMDGRALRSVADKKGMPEFIAKLDLEAAALLVESHASDAQTLHAQCEQVMSALQSYHIIESVPFTSESKTVATLWGIRKGMFPAVGAVREVGTTVIIEDVAFPVENLAAGVRDLQALFDKYHYSEAIIFGHALEGNLHFVFTQGFDKQSEIERYGAFMDDVAELVAVKYQGSLKAEHGTGRNMAPYVELEWGKEGYALMQKIKALFDPKRLLNPGVIINEDKHSHISNLKPMPAADNLVDRCIECGFCEPVCPSRTLTLSPRQRIVLYRELQRRRAAGESVASSELEQVFEYQGLDTCAATGLCAERCPVGINTGDLVKKLRTAKYQKFTPIARWTAEHFSATTTLARGGLKANQLATKVLGEKSVGSMVNGLRRISKGKTPLWMPEMPQANTHSLELAVENLPRSDKKVVYLPSCASRNMGQQASATDQRPLTEVTLSLLNKAGFEVILPTELSSQCCGMPYDSKGMTEIAQSKAQQLENALWQASQGGRYPILMDTSPCAKRSIEQFTKPMEILEPTGLVSRYLLDHLTLAPKQETIMLHVTCSSRRLGLENDMLKLAKACASEVIVPEHIQCCGWAGDKGFTTPELNAAAVHSLKEQVPAHCSRGFSNSRTCEIGLSHHSGIPYQSILYLVDEVARPRWVEKEGMV; encoded by the coding sequence ATGACCCCACCGATCGCCGATCGTCTCTATCAGCAGCTCGAACAGATTTTAGCGAGCCGAATTGATCCGCAGCGCATTATTACTCAAGAAGCAAAACGGCTCGCCTACGGTACCGATGCCAGCTTTTATCGGTTGATCCCAAAAATCGTGTTACGCCTCAAATCACTCGATGAAGTGATTTTTGCTATTCAGAGTTGCGGCCAACTGGGTATCCATTTTACCTTTCGCGCGGCAGGCACCAGCTTATCGGGTCAAGCCGTTTCCGACTCGGTACTCATCACCTTAACCGACGATTGGCGCGGACATGAAGTGCAAAACCAAGGCTTGAAAATTCGCCTGCAACCGGGCGTGATTGGCGCCGATGCCAACAAGTACCTTGCCCCGTTTCAGCGCAAAATCGGCCCCGATCCCGCCTCCATCAACACCTGTAAAATCGGTGGCATTGCCGCCAATAACGCCAGCGGCATGTGCTGCGGTACGGCGCAAAACTCGTATCGCACCGTTGATGGCATGCAAATTGTGTTTGCCGATGGTTATGTGCTCGATACGCGCGACCCCGACAGCGTGGCACGTTTTAAACAAGAGCGTGCCGACTTAGTGGAAGGCATTCACGCGCTGTGCCAAGAAACCCTTGCCAATTCTGAACTCACCGAACGCATTCGCCACAAATACCGTCTGAAAAACACCACAGGTTATGCGCTGAACGCCTTGGTTGATTTCTCTGATCCAATCGAAGTGCTGACCCATTTGATGATTGGCTCAGAAGGCACACTCGGCTTTATCGCCGACATCACCTATCACACCGTGATTGAACACGCACACAAAGCCTCTGCGCTACTGGTGTTTGCCGATATTGAACAAGCCAGCCAAGCCGTCACCACGCTTTCCAAAACGCCAGTGGCAGCGGTAGAAATGATGGATGGACGCGCGCTACGCTCAGTTGCCGACAAAAAAGGCATGCCAGAGTTTATCGCCAAGCTCGATTTAGAAGCCGCTGCGCTGCTGGTTGAATCCCACGCCAGTGACGCGCAAACCTTACACGCTCAGTGTGAGCAAGTGATGAGCGCGCTGCAAAGCTACCACATTATTGAATCGGTTCCGTTTACTTCTGAGAGCAAAACTGTGGCGACCTTATGGGGTATTCGTAAAGGCATGTTCCCTGCGGTGGGGGCTGTACGCGAAGTGGGCACTACGGTCATCATTGAAGATGTGGCCTTTCCGGTAGAAAACCTCGCAGCGGGCGTGCGCGATCTGCAAGCTCTGTTTGACAAATACCACTACAGCGAAGCGATCATCTTTGGCCACGCCCTTGAAGGCAACCTGCACTTTGTGTTCACTCAAGGCTTTGATAAGCAAAGTGAAATCGAACGTTACGGCGCGTTTATGGACGATGTGGCCGAACTGGTCGCCGTGAAATACCAAGGCTCACTGAAAGCGGAACACGGCACAGGGCGCAACATGGCCCCTTACGTTGAGCTGGAATGGGGTAAAGAAGGCTACGCCTTGATGCAGAAAATCAAAGCACTCTTTGACCCCAAACGCTTACTCAACCCCGGCGTCATCATCAACGAAGATAAGCATTCGCACATCAGCAACCTTAAACCCATGCCTGCGGCCGATAACTTGGTGGATCGCTGTATCGAATGTGGTTTCTGTGAGCCGGTCTGCCCATCACGCACCCTCACTTTGTCACCACGCCAACGCATTGTGTTGTACCGCGAATTGCAACGCCGCCGCGCAGCGGGTGAAAGCGTGGCTTCTAGCGAGCTAGAGCAAGTGTTTGAATACCAAGGGTTAGACACCTGCGCCGCGACTGGACTATGCGCAGAACGCTGCCCAGTAGGGATCAATACCGGCGATTTGGTCAAAAAACTGCGCACCGCCAAATACCAAAAATTTACCCCGATTGCGCGTTGGACAGCAGAGCACTTTAGCGCGACCACCACGCTCGCTCGCGGCGGCTTAAAAGCCAACCAACTGGCAACCAAAGTGCTCGGAGAAAAATCGGTGGGTTCCATGGTTAATGGTCTGCGCCGGATCAGCAAAGGCAAAACCCCTTTGTGGATGCCGGAAATGCCGCAAGCGAACACTCACTCGCTGGAACTCGCTGTCGAAAATCTACCGCGTAGTGACAAAAAAGTGGTTTACCTGCCCTCCTGTGCCAGCCGCAATATGGGGCAACAAGCGAGCGCGACCGATCAACGCCCACTGACGGAAGTCACCCTCTCCCTGCTCAATAAAGCAGGCTTTGAAGTGATTCTGCCTACAGAGCTCAGCAGCCAGTGCTGCGGTATGCCTTATGACAGCAAAGGGATGACCGAGATTGCACAAAGCAAAGCCCAGCAGTTGGAAAACGCTTTATGGCAAGCCAGCCAAGGGGGGCGTTATCCGATATTGATGGACACTAGCCCGTGCGCCAAACGCAGCATTGAGCAGTTTACCAAACCGATGGAAATTCTGGAGCCAACGGGGTTGGTAAGTCGTTACTTACTGGATCACCTAACACTCGCGCCGAAGCAAGAAACCATCATGCTGCATGTCACTTGCAGCTCGCGCCGCCTCGGCTTAGAAAACGATATGCTGAAATTGGCGAAAGCCTGCGCCAGTGAGGTGATAGTGCCTGAGCACATTCAGTGCTGTGGCTGGGCGGGTGACAAAGGCTTTACTACGCCTGAGCTCAATGCCGCTGCCGTCCATTCGCTCAAAGAGCAAGTGCCAGCGCACTGTAGCCGTGGTTTTAGTAACAGCCGCACGTGTGAAATCGGCTTATCACACCACAGCGGCATTCCTTATCAATCCATCTTGTATCTGGTGGATGAAGTCGCCAGACCACGGTGGGTGGAAAAAGAAGGGATGGTGTAA
- the lldD gene encoding FMN-dependent L-lactate dehydrogenase LldD yields the protein MIISASTDYRAAAKAKLPPFLFHYIDGGSYGEHTLRRNTDDLADIALRQRVLSDMSELSLETELFGEKMALPIALSPVGLTGMYARRGEVQAAQAAEAKGIPFTLSTVSVCPIEEVAPSIHRPIWFQLYVLKDRGFMKNVLERAKAAGVKNLVFTVDMPVPGARYRDMHSGMSGPNAAMRRVLQAMTHPSWAWNVGLLGKPHDLGNISKYRGSPTKLEDYIGWLGANFDPSISWKDLEWIRDFWDGPMIIKGILDTEDAKDAVRFGADGIVVSNHGGRQLDGVLSTVQALPAIADAVKGDLKILVDSGIRTGLDVVRMLALGADCTMLGRSFIYALAAQGRAGVENLLDLYEKEMRVAMTLTGAKSIAELSRDSLVKR from the coding sequence ATGATCATTTCCGCTTCGACCGATTACCGCGCGGCAGCCAAAGCCAAACTCCCGCCCTTTTTGTTCCACTACATCGATGGCGGATCGTATGGAGAACACACGCTCAGACGCAATACCGATGATCTGGCCGACATTGCCCTGCGCCAACGTGTACTGAGTGATATGTCTGAGCTGAGTTTAGAAACCGAGCTGTTTGGCGAAAAAATGGCACTGCCGATCGCCCTTTCTCCTGTGGGTTTAACCGGTATGTACGCCCGCCGTGGCGAAGTGCAAGCCGCGCAAGCGGCGGAAGCGAAAGGCATTCCTTTTACTCTTTCCACGGTTTCGGTCTGTCCCATTGAAGAAGTGGCGCCTTCGATTCATCGTCCAATCTGGTTCCAGCTTTACGTTTTAAAAGATCGCGGCTTTATGAAAAACGTGTTGGAACGTGCCAAAGCCGCAGGCGTGAAAAACCTCGTGTTCACCGTGGATATGCCTGTACCGGGTGCACGTTATCGCGATATGCATTCCGGCATGAGTGGCCCTAACGCGGCAATGCGCCGCGTATTGCAAGCCATGACACACCCAAGCTGGGCTTGGAATGTGGGTTTGCTTGGTAAGCCGCATGATTTGGGTAACATCTCCAAATATCGTGGCTCACCGACCAAATTGGAAGACTACATCGGCTGGCTGGGCGCGAACTTTGACCCTTCCATTTCATGGAAAGACTTAGAGTGGATCCGTGATTTCTGGGACGGCCCAATGATCATCAAAGGCATTTTAGATACGGAAGATGCAAAAGACGCGGTGCGTTTCGGCGCAGACGGCATTGTGGTGTCTAACCACGGTGGTCGCCAGTTAGATGGGGTGCTTTCTACCGTGCAAGCGCTACCCGCGATTGCCGATGCGGTGAAAGGCGACCTGAAAATTCTGGTCGATTCAGGTATCCGCACGGGTCTAGACGTGGTACGCATGCTGGCACTCGGCGCAGATTGCACCATGCTCGGCCGCTCATTTATCTACGCTCTGGCAGCACAAGGGCGCGCTGGGGTAGAAAACCTGCTCGACCTGTATGAAAAAGAGATGCGGGTTGCCATGACCTTGACTGGCGCAAAGAGCATTGCCGAACTGTCACGCGATTCATTAGTCAAAAGATAA
- a CDS encoding L-lactate permease, translating to MNETLLALVAFSPIVVAAILLVGLNWPAKKAMPVAFALTVAIALIFWDMSANRVIASVLQGLGITVSVLWIVFGAIFLLNTLKYTGAITTIRNGFTNISPDRRVQAIIIAWCFGSFIEGASGFGTPAAIAAPLLVAIGFPALAAVLMGMMIQSTPVSFGAVGTPIIVGVNKGLDTHNITEALLANGSNWDVYLQQITTSVALIHASVGTLMPILMAMMLTRFFGTNRSWTEGLDILPFAIFSGLAFTVPYALTGVFLGPEFPSLMGGLVGLAIVVTAAKKGFLVPKTQWDFRPENEWPAEWLGSLKMDLDDVKAKPMSLALAWAPYVLLAVILVASRVSADVKALLLGIKVSFSHILGETGISTAIEPLYLPGGILVFVALIAVLTQARSLAPMGKAFGESTKTLIGAGFVLVFTIPMVRIFINSGVNGADLASMPVTTANFAAGLVGEAFPMLSATVGALGAFIAGSNTVSNMMFSQFQFEVAQTLTISSVVIIALQAVGAAAGNMIAIHNVVAASATVGLLGREGATLRKTVLPTLYYLVLTGIIGMTVIYGFNMTDALMNR from the coding sequence TACTGGTCGGCCTCAACTGGCCAGCCAAGAAAGCCATGCCCGTGGCTTTCGCACTGACCGTTGCGATTGCCCTGATATTTTGGGATATGTCGGCTAACCGCGTGATCGCCTCCGTATTGCAAGGTTTGGGCATCACGGTCTCTGTGTTATGGATTGTGTTTGGTGCGATTTTCCTGCTCAACACGCTCAAATACACAGGTGCGATTACCACGATTCGTAACGGCTTTACCAACATTTCACCGGATCGCCGCGTGCAGGCCATCATCATCGCTTGGTGTTTTGGCTCTTTTATTGAAGGGGCTTCCGGCTTCGGAACGCCTGCGGCGATTGCTGCACCACTGCTGGTTGCGATTGGTTTCCCTGCCCTTGCTGCCGTGTTAATGGGCATGATGATCCAATCGACGCCCGTTTCATTTGGCGCCGTTGGTACGCCAATCATTGTTGGCGTCAACAAAGGTCTGGACACCCACAACATCACGGAAGCGCTGCTGGCTAACGGTTCAAACTGGGATGTGTATCTGCAGCAAATCACCACCAGTGTGGCGCTGATCCACGCCTCAGTCGGCACACTGATGCCCATTTTGATGGCGATGATGTTGACCCGTTTCTTCGGTACGAATCGTAGCTGGACGGAAGGTTTGGACATTCTACCTTTCGCGATTTTTTCAGGCCTTGCCTTTACTGTTCCTTACGCGCTGACCGGCGTGTTCCTCGGCCCTGAGTTTCCCTCACTCATGGGCGGTCTCGTTGGCCTTGCGATTGTGGTAACGGCGGCGAAAAAAGGCTTCTTGGTACCCAAAACCCAATGGGATTTTCGTCCTGAAAACGAATGGCCTGCGGAATGGTTAGGCTCACTGAAAATGGATCTGGATGACGTCAAAGCCAAGCCTATGAGTCTTGCTCTCGCATGGGCACCTTATGTGCTGCTCGCGGTGATTCTCGTCGCTAGCCGTGTGAGTGCGGATGTCAAAGCGTTGCTACTGGGTATCAAGGTTTCCTTTAGCCATATTTTAGGTGAAACCGGCATCAGCACTGCCATTGAGCCGCTTTATCTACCTGGTGGCATTCTGGTGTTTGTGGCCTTGATTGCGGTTCTCACTCAAGCTCGCAGCTTAGCGCCTATGGGCAAAGCGTTTGGTGAATCGACCAAAACCTTGATTGGCGCAGGCTTTGTACTGGTGTTTACCATCCCGATGGTGCGGATTTTCATTAACTCTGGAGTTAACGGCGCAGATTTAGCCAGTATGCCAGTGACTACTGCCAACTTTGCTGCAGGCTTGGTGGGTGAAGCTTTCCCAATGCTAAGTGCGACCGTCGGTGCACTGGGGGCTTTCATTGCCGGCTCTAACACAGTCTCCAACATGATGTTCAGCCAATTCCAATTTGAAGTGGCACAAACGCTGACCATCTCTAGCGTGGTAATCATCGCTCTGCAAGCTGTTGGTGCAGCCGCCGGTAACATGATTGCCATCCACAACGTGGTCGCGGCATCCGCGACGGTTGGCCTGCTCGGTCGTGAAGGTGCGACACTGCGCAAAACCGTATTGCCAACCCTCTACTATCTTGTTTTGACCGGCATCATCGGCATGACCGTGATTTACGGCTTCAACATGACCGATGCTTTAATGAACCGCTAA